The Thermoflexus hugenholtzii JAD2 genomic interval CCCCAGGACCTCCGGGATCGTGGGGTTCACGGGGATGATCCGATAGCCCTGGCGTTGGAGATACGAAGCCACCTGATGGCTGGGCCGTTCGGGATCCGCGGAGAGGCCCACCACGGCGATCACGCGCGCCTCCCGGAGGATGCGGCGCAGGGTCTCGTCGTCCTGAACGGTGATCGGCTCCGGGATGCGCACCGTCGTTTCCTGGCGATCCAGCACGCGATCCCCGGCGAGGAGCCGGGCTTCCACCTGGTAAGGCGCCCCGGGATCCGGTTGCCGCAGGTGCAGCACATACGCCGGCCGGAGCTCCATCACCTCCATGACCGCCAGGGAGTGGACCTCCTCTCCCCGGGCGTTGTAAAGGATGAGCTCCAGATCCGGGCGTTGAGGGGAGGGCGCGAACTCCAGCTCCAGCTCCACCACCACCCGGCGCCCGTCTGGCATCGGGGTGGCCTGCAGGGAACGAATGCGCGGCGTCCCTTCCTGCATCACGTGTTCCATGGGCGCCTCCATCGCCGGGTCGATCATCCGCAGCCGGGGCCTCTCTGGAGGGCGCAGGCGATTCCGGGAAACACCTTTCTCAATTTTATCACCTTCCTGCGCAGTCCCTCCCGGGGATTCGAGGAGACCTCAGCGTTTCCCGGGCTCGCTTTCGGCTACATCAGGTAGAGGATCAGGATCGCCGTCACCCCCCAGAGGATCACGGTGAGCAGAAGGGGGAGGTCTTTCAAAACCAGCTCGTCCGGCGGCGCGGTCTCCCCTCGGACGTGGATGAGATAAAGATAGCGGAAGATCCCATACAGCACGAAGGGGATGGTCAACATCATGGCGTGGTTGGAAGGAAGGTTGGGGGCGGAGAACGTGTAAAGGGAATAGGCCACGATGGTGGCGGCCATCACCACGCCCATCATCTCGTCCAGGAAGCGGACGGTATATTCCTCCAGGATCGCTCGGTGGTTGCGGGCGTTCTCGCCGAGCAGGATGATCTCCTGGCGCCGCTTGGCGAAACCGATGAAGAGGGCCAGAAGCAGCGTGCACAGGTAAAGCCAGGGCGAGAACCGCTCCACCTGAACCAGGGGCACGCCCGCGGCGACCCGCAGCACGTAGCCGCTGGCCAGGGCCAGCACATCCAGGATCACCTGATGCTTCAGCCAGAGGGAGTAGGCCAGGTTAAGACCCCAGTAGACATAGGCGAGGAGGGCGAACAGAGGATCCAGGGCAAAGGCGGGATAAGCCAGCCCGAGGGGGATGAGCCAGATCGTCCCCCACGCCACCCGAGGATCCAGCTCCCCGGCGGCCAGGGGGCGGTTCCGCTTGCGCGGGTGCTGCCGGTCTCTTTCCAGATCCTGGAGGTCGTTAAAGAGGTAAACCGCGCCGGAGAGCAGACAAAGGATCAGGAAGCCGGCGACGGTGCGCCCCAGCGGCTCCGGGCGGAGCAGTTTCTCGTCGAACACCAGCGGGGCGAAGATGAACACATTCTTGATCCACTGGCGCGGCCGCATGGAACGCACCAGCGCGGTCAGCGTCCGGCCCTGCGGCAAGACGAGTGCCTTCACGACCACCCCTCTCCACGTTTTCTCCGAAGCCGGGCAACCCAGCCCGGCGTCCTTTCCCCATTATAATAGTGGACAGTTGAGCGGAACGGCCGCCTCATAGCGGAACTGGTGGAGAGTGTCCTACGAGCTCACAGAGGATCGCCTGCCGATGGACGAACAGGAACGCCTGGCGTTGCGCCGGAAGATCGTGGGGATCGCCCTGCGGCAGGCCCGGGAGCGGGCCGGCCGCACGGTCCAGGCCTGCGCTGCCCTGCTGGGGATCTCATCGGCCCGCTATCGGGCCTACGAGGCCGGGCGACAGGACCCCACCCTGCCCGAACTGGAGCTCCTGGCCTGGTTTTTCCAGACGCCCCTCTCCGCCCTCCTGGATCCGGATCAGCGGAACGCATCGTCGGAGGAGGAGATGGCGCAGGCAGCTCCGGAGTTCATCGCCCTCCGACACCGGGTCATCGGGCTGATCCTGCGCCAGGCCCGGGAGGCCGCGGGGAAGAGCCTGCGGGAGGTGGCCGCCGCCCTGGGATACACCCCCCGGCGGCTCCGCGCCTATGAATCCGGGGAGCGCCCGATCCCCCTCACGGAACTGGAACGTCTGGCGGCCCATCTGGGGCTTTCCCTGGCTGACTTGCGGGACACCGAGAGCCCCATCGGCCAGGCCGCCATCCTGCTGGATCAGATCGAAGGGTTCCGCGCGCTCCCGCCGGAGGTGCGGGCCTTCGTGACCGCCCCTGTGCACCTGCCTTACCTGCGCCTGGCTATGCGCCTGTCGGAGCTGCCCGCCGATCGGCTCCGGCACATCGCGGAGGACCTGCTGGAGATCACCCTGTGATGTGGACCACCCCTGTTCTGCTCCTCTTCCTTGGCGTAGGGGCCGGGCTGATCCGACACGCCCTGGCCGGCGGCGGGGCCCGCCGTCTGGCCTGGGATCTGAGCCTCGGATGTCTGGGGATGGTCCTGGGCCACGCCGCCGGGCGTCTCCTGGTCCCAGGGTTCGGTCAGATCGGGACCACGGCGGTCCTCCCCGGGCTCCTGGGGGCGCTTCTCCTGCTGGGGCTCACTTCCCTTCCCCTCCCCCGCCGCTGAGCGAAGGTCGCGGCGGAAGCCGCTCCTACAAAAATCGATCTTTGGTAGGAAGGGCTTTCGCCCAGGACCTCGGCTCCTGCAGATCCGTTGAATCCCGAGGATCCCGGGACAGATGTCCCCAGAAAATTGGGACACCCGCCTCTACCAGGCCTCCGCCCTTTCGCTTAGAGTGAGAAGCGGAAAGATCCTTGATAAGGAGGCCTGCGATGGAGCGCATGGCGCGCATCTGGCTGCTGCTCATCCAGATCGTCCTGGGCTATGAGTGGCTGCGCGGCGGTCTGGAGAAGCTAGAGACCGGCGGCGGGTTTGTGAAGGCGCTGCCCCAGACCCTGGCCCGCTTCGCCGAGAAGAACCCGTATCCCTGGATGAAGTCCTTCCTCACTGGCCCGGCCACGGCCAATGCGACGCTGTTCGGCAACTTGGTCCAGTGGGGCGAGCTGCTGGCTGGCCTGGGCCTGATCGCCGGCGCCCTCTACCTGCTCTTCCTGGCCCATCGCCTGAACGGCGTCCTGCGCCGGGTGGCCGGGATCCTGGTGGCCATCGCCCTGCTGGGCGGGATGATCATGAACGCCGCCTTCGGCCTGGCCGCCGGCCACACCAGCCCCTCCACCTCGGGGATCAACCTGGTGATGTTCTTCTCGCAACTGATGCTGCTGGGCTTCTGGATCGGCGTCATCCTCCAGCCGGTGGAGGAGCGGATCCTGGAGCGGCGGCCGGCCTGAGCGATCCCATCCAGCCCGATGAGGGGGACGCTACCTGCGTCCCCCTCTTGGTTCATGAATCGGGTGGGACATGGAAAACCCAGATCCCCAAGCCGTCGCAGTGGGAGCGCGGCCGCCACGCCCACCACCCCCGGGGATACGCCGCCTGCAGGACGGCTCGGGTGGCCTCGTCCTCCGGATGCACCAGATACAGCTTGGGGCCCGGCACCCGGCGATGCCGGGCCACCCCATGGGGCAGATCCTCATACCAGACCGTATAGGGCCAGTCCAGATCCCCCAGCCACATCCCGATCAGCCGGGAATCGAACCAGTAAGGATAAGCCACATAGAAGGCGTTCGTAGGCGGTCCGCCCCCCGCATAGAAGCCGCGCAGGATCTCCGCGGCGTCGGAAGCGTTCAGGACATGGCGGCAGTAAGACTGGGCATATGTCTCAAAAACGCGCACGGCATTCAGGCGGATCAATGTAAGAACCAGCAGCCCGGCGATCCCCCACCCCAGCCATCGCCGCGCGCCCGCGCGGCCCCACCATGCGGTCCACATCGCCGGGACCAGCGCGGCGAGGGTGAGGACGGAAGGCAGGGCGCCGGCCGCCCGCACCGTGCTGGGATTCTCCCGCGGGAATGAGAGGTTATACGCCGAGGGGAAGAGCATCACGAAACCGGCCGCCAGCGCCGCCAGGGGGACGGGATCCCGTCGGCGGATCATCCACCCGAATGCAGCCACCCCACCCAGGACCAGTAGAGCCCCCATTACGGGATCCAGCATCGGCCGCAGGGGAATCGTCGCCACATATACCTCGTCGCCCGTCCAGTGGAACATCAACAGCGCCCGCCGCAGGTTGTTGGCCAGGATCCACAGCGGGTTCCCCTCGATGGGCTTCTCCCAGGTGGAGACCCGGGTCATCAGGCGATAGAAGAACATCTCCGGGGACTCCACAATGAAGCGGAGCATGGGGGCCAGGACCGGGAGGGCCGTGAGCATGCCGAGGATGAAATCCCGCATCTGGCGCCACCCTTCGGCGGTCCGCCAGCCCCGACGGATCCCCCACACGAGCAGGAAGGCGGCCGGGAGCGCAGCGATCATCCCCCGAAAGGGGGAGTAGCCATACAGGCCGATCCCCAGGAACAATCCCATCCCCAGGAAGTCCGCCCGACGACCGGAGCGCAGCCCCCGGATGAGGAAGGCCAGGGACCAGGCGGCGAAGGTGGGCAGGAAGGGGTAGCGCAACCCCACCCGGGACGGGATCACCGCCCAGGAGGCCACCGCCCCCAGGAACATCGTCCATAGCCCCCCATGCCGCCCCCACAGGGCCGCGCCGAGCAGATAGAGGGCGGGCAGGAGCAGGACCCCGATGAAGGCCGTCCCCACCTGGAGGGTGAACTTGTGCAGCGGCATCCCGAAGAGCCGGATCGTCGCCGCCGCCAGATAAAACTGGAAGGCCTCCCGCCCGGTGTTCCGGGGGAAAAAGATCCGATACTCCCCGTTCAGGACGTCCCGCACGTCGAGGAGCTTCTCGGCGTGGTCGCTGTTCACATCCAGGGGGAGGTTCCAGAGATCCCAGTAGCGGAAGCTGATCCCGAGCCCCAGGACGAGCAGGAGCACCAGATGCCACCCCCGCACCCGCCATCCCTCCCGGGGCCATCGTGGGAGCGGCGCGTCCCACCACGCGGCCAGCCATGCGGCCACCGCCAGCCCCCAGGCGATCACCCCGAGAAGCCGGAAGCGGTTGCCGCCGGACTCCAGGAAGGCCAGGGCGCTGAACCCCAGGCTCAAGACCGCCCAGAGAGGACGTCCGGGGATCGATGGGCTGGCGGATGGGGCGATGGGGCGTTCCCCCTCCAGCCAGGCTGGCTCCTGCCGCAGGGCCCAGAGGAACAGGGCCAGCGCCCCTGCGTAAACCCCAAACGCCCGCGGGTCCGGGGCCTCCCGGGGGCTGGCATCCAGCAGCCCCTGCGCGAACACCGCCAGAAGGCCCGCGAGGGAGAAGGCCAGCGCGCTCGCGATCCGCCGGGCCATGGGGTTATCCGCCTCCCTCCTTTCGCGCGATCATAAAGAAATACGCGCCCTCCGGGCCTGGAGGCTCCTCGTAGAACGGCCGCAGGATCCGCTCCACCGGCCAAAGGCTCCACCGCCACGGGGCGAGGATCCAGCGACCGAGGAGCTTTTTGTAGATCAGGGAAGGCAGCCCATACGGGTGGCCCCACTCCAACAAGGCCGTGGCGCCCGGGGAGAAATAGAACCACCAGCGGAGGGGGCGCAGGCCGGCCCGCTCCAGCCGGGCCACCCAGATCTCCGGAGCATCGCAGTGATGATGGCGGGAGATGTGGTTGAAGAGCCGGCCGTAGGCCTCCGCAGCGCGCCGCAGCCGCAGCCGGCGCAGCAGCCGATAGAGCGAGAGGAACTCGACGAAGCGATGGCTGGGCGAGCAAAACAGGAAGAGGCCTCCCGGCCGCAGCACCCGGGCCACCTCCGCCAGGACGGCCTCCACCGGAGGGATATGCTCCAGGACCGAGTTGCTGAGCACGGTCCCGAAGAAGGACGAGGGGAAGGGCATGCGGGCGCCATCGGCCTGCACCACCCACCGGTAGGCCCGGCGGGCGGCGGCCTCCTTCAGAGGCTCCCATTCGGGGTCCAGCCCGACCCATGCCTTCCCCGGGAAGGCCACGGAGGCGAAGTGTCCATCCCCGCAGCCCAGATCCAGGACCGGCTCCGGCATTTCCAGGCCCTGGTAGAATCGGGCCTCCACCGCCCGCAGCAGCGCCCGGAAGGCAGGCACCTCCTTCAAATGAAGCCAGAGGAAATCAGGAGCCATCCCGATCTGTCCAGGCGGGTGAGATACGAGCGGACGAACTCCTCGAGCTCCTGCGCTCGAACTTCCGGGAAGGATCTCTTGAGTTGATCCAGCAACTTCTGATCCGTGCTCACCAGAAGCTCCGCGCCCGCATCGATATAGATCTCCAGCAAATATCGGTCCTCCTCAGAGATGGAGGACCATGCTTCCGGAGAGCGCGCCGCCGAGCCCGCCGACGAGGAGGGAATGACTCCTTTTTGGGGATCCCGCAGCAAGCGTTGGAGCAGACGGTTGGCTGCCCGGACCGCTGGCCGTTGATCTTTCATGAGCTTGTAGGCTTTACGCGCCCAGGGCGTGTCGGGCCGCCACGCGATCCGATCACAGCGCCTCTCGATTTCCTCAAGGATCCGATAGGCCTGTCGCTGGCGCTCGCTTCCCTCCTCGCCCTGGAGATGAGAGAACAGCCACTCGTCCAGGAGGATGAGGCGGGAGGACATCGCGGCTTCTCCTGACAGGTCGTTCTCATTCGGAAGCCTCGGGCACACCGAGGAAGACCCGGAGGTCCTCCAGCTCCGCCTCCACAAACGTCCGCAACCCCCCTTCGATCTGGCCGCGCTCATTCACCTGCTGACGCGTGAAGACCGAAACGCCGTCCTTTCGTTCCACGAAATAACACGCCAGATCCGCGGGCCGGAGCGCGCCCCGTGCCACCTGAGCCAGAAGGGCGCTCAGAAATGCCATGCCGTGGTAGGTGCGAGCTCCAGATCTACAATCTACACACTCGATCGAGCGAAAAATTCCGAACAAACAGTCCGCGGGTCGCCATTTTCAAGCTCCTTTCTTCCTCCGATCCCGGGACGCCCGCAGCTCCTCGAAAAGCGCCTCATAAGCGGCAGCGGTTCGCTCCGTATTATAGTGCTGGGCCACCCACTCCCGGGGCCGGCAGAAGGCCGGGCGCTCCGCCAGCACCCGCAGGATCGCCTGGGCCAGCGCCCGGCTGTCCCGCGGGGGGAAGGTCAACCCCATCCCCGTCGTCTGCGTCGGCACCCGCACCCCCGGCAGATCGCTGGCCACCACCGGGGTCCCGCACAGCATCGCCTCCACCTGCACCAAGCCGAAGGACTCGGTGGCGTTCCAGCTGGGAAGCACCACCACGTCGCAGCTGGCGTAGAAGGCTGCCATCTCCTCCGGCTCCAGCACCCCCACGAAGGTCCAGTGGTCCCGGTAGCGCTCGAAGAGGGGCGCCAGCCGGCGGGCGTAGGCCTCCTCCCCCAGGACGTTTCGGTAAGGCCCGGCGAAGAGCACGCGGGCGTTCGGATAAACCGCCAGGATATGGGGGAGGGCTTCCAGGAGATACTCCACCCCCTTCTCCGCCGCCAGGCGGGCGGCCATCCCGATGACCACCTGGCCCTCCAGCCCCCAGCGGGCCCGGAAGGCCGCCACCCGCTCCGGATCCGGAACCGGGATCTCCACCGGCGGAGGGATCACCCGCACCTTGGTGAGATAACGGGAAAGATAGGGGGAATGGCGGGCGTAATCCTCCGTATAGCTCACGATGACATCAGCGAGACGAGCCGCCAGATGATCCATAAGGTGGACCGCCTGGTTGGCCACCCGGTTCAGCCATCCCGGGGGAAGGGTCACGTCGCAGTGATAGGTCAGGACGACGGGCTTGCGGAACAGGCGCCCGCGCAGGGCGATGCCGGCGGCGTCGAACTGGGGCAGATGCAGCCAGAGGACGTCCGCCCAGCGGGCCAGGCGGGTCGCCCACCATCCGATGGTGGGCATGATCACCCCCTTGCTCACCCGCATCAGCACCGGCACCCGCCGGATCCGCACGCCGTCCCGCACCTCCTCAAGAGGAAGACGGCGGTCATACTGGGAGGTCAACACCAGAACTTCGTGACCCCGGGCCGCCAGGGCTCGGGCCGCCCGCTCCACATAGATCGTCAGACCGCTGATATGGGGACGGTAATATGTGAGCGCGACCAGGATCTTCATCGAAGGTTCTCCCGCACCCACTCCGCCAGCCGGGTCAGCCCCTCCCGCACCCCCACCTGAGGCCGCCAGTCCAAGTCCCGCATCGCCTTGCGGATGTCGCTGACATACACCTTCTGATCCCCCGGCC includes:
- a CDS encoding decaprenyl-phosphate phosphoribosyltransferase: MKALVLPQGRTLTALVRSMRPRQWIKNVFIFAPLVFDEKLLRPEPLGRTVAGFLILCLLSGAVYLFNDLQDLERDRQHPRKRNRPLAAGELDPRVAWGTIWLIPLGLAYPAFALDPLFALLAYVYWGLNLAYSLWLKHQVILDVLALASGYVLRVAAGVPLVQVERFSPWLYLCTLLLALFIGFAKRRQEIILLGENARNHRAILEEYTVRFLDEMMGVVMAATIVAYSLYTFSAPNLPSNHAMMLTIPFVLYGIFRYLYLIHVRGETAPPDELVLKDLPLLLTVILWGVTAILILYLM
- a CDS encoding class I SAM-dependent methyltransferase, producing MAPDFLWLHLKEVPAFRALLRAVEARFYQGLEMPEPVLDLGCGDGHFASVAFPGKAWVGLDPEWEPLKEAAARRAYRWVVQADGARMPFPSSFFGTVLSNSVLEHIPPVEAVLAEVARVLRPGGLFLFCSPSHRFVEFLSLYRLLRRLRLRRAAEAYGRLFNHISRHHHCDAPEIWVARLERAGLRPLRWWFYFSPGATALLEWGHPYGLPSLIYKKLLGRWILAPWRWSLWPVERILRPFYEEPPGPEGAYFFMIARKEGGG
- a CDS encoding glycosyltransferase family 4 protein translates to MKILVALTYYRPHISGLTIYVERAARALAARGHEVLVLTSQYDRRLPLEEVRDGVRIRRVPVLMRVSKGVIMPTIGWWATRLARWADVLWLHLPQFDAAGIALRGRLFRKPVVLTYHCDVTLPPGWLNRVANQAVHLMDHLAARLADVIVSYTEDYARHSPYLSRYLTKVRVIPPPVEIPVPDPERVAAFRARWGLEGQVVIGMAARLAAEKGVEYLLEALPHILAVYPNARVLFAGPYRNVLGEEAYARRLAPLFERYRDHWTFVGVLEPEEMAAFYASCDVVVLPSWNATESFGLVQVEAMLCGTPVVASDLPGVRVPTQTTGMGLTFPPRDSRALAQAILRVLAERPAFCRPREWVAQHYNTERTAAAYEALFEELRASRDRRKKGA
- a CDS encoding helix-turn-helix transcriptional regulator; translated protein: MSYELTEDRLPMDEQERLALRRKIVGIALRQARERAGRTVQACAALLGISSARYRAYEAGRQDPTLPELELLAWFFQTPLSALLDPDQRNASSEEEMAQAAPEFIALRHRVIGLILRQAREAAGKSLREVAAALGYTPRRLRAYESGERPIPLTELERLAAHLGLSLADLRDTESPIGQAAILLDQIEGFRALPPEVRAFVTAPVHLPYLRLAMRLSELPADRLRHIAEDLLEITL
- a CDS encoding CoA-binding protein; this encodes MEHVMQEGTPRIRSLQATPMPDGRRVVVELELEFAPSPQRPDLELILYNARGEEVHSLAVMEVMELRPAYVLHLRQPDPGAPYQVEARLLAGDRVLDRQETTVRIPEPITVQDDETLRRILREARVIAVVGLSADPERPSHQVASYLQRQGYRIIPVNPTIPEVLGEPSYPDLLSVPEPVDVVDVFRPARYVPEIVEQAIAKGAKVIWMQLGVIHFEAAQRAREAGLLVVMDRCMKIEHQRLLRTGA
- a CDS encoding glycosyltransferase family 39 protein gives rise to the protein MARRIASALAFSLAGLLAVFAQGLLDASPREAPDPRAFGVYAGALALFLWALRQEPAWLEGERPIAPSASPSIPGRPLWAVLSLGFSALAFLESGGNRFRLLGVIAWGLAVAAWLAAWWDAPLPRWPREGWRVRGWHLVLLLVLGLGISFRYWDLWNLPLDVNSDHAEKLLDVRDVLNGEYRIFFPRNTGREAFQFYLAAATIRLFGMPLHKFTLQVGTAFIGVLLLPALYLLGAALWGRHGGLWTMFLGAVASWAVIPSRVGLRYPFLPTFAAWSLAFLIRGLRSGRRADFLGMGLFLGIGLYGYSPFRGMIAALPAAFLLVWGIRRGWRTAEGWRQMRDFILGMLTALPVLAPMLRFIVESPEMFFYRLMTRVSTWEKPIEGNPLWILANNLRRALLMFHWTGDEVYVATIPLRPMLDPVMGALLVLGGVAAFGWMIRRRDPVPLAALAAGFVMLFPSAYNLSFPRENPSTVRAAGALPSVLTLAALVPAMWTAWWGRAGARRWLGWGIAGLLVLTLIRLNAVRVFETYAQSYCRHVLNASDAAEILRGFYAGGGPPTNAFYVAYPYWFDSRLIGMWLGDLDWPYTVWYEDLPHGVARHRRVPGPKLYLVHPEDEATRAVLQAAYPRGWWAWRPRSHCDGLGIWVFHVPPDS